One Triticum dicoccoides isolate Atlit2015 ecotype Zavitan chromosome 5B, WEW_v2.0, whole genome shotgun sequence genomic window carries:
- the LOC119312236 gene encoding probable WRKY transcription factor 15 produces the protein MEGVEEANRAAVVSCKRLVARLSLSAGDPFRLAAVAAETEEAVSRFSKVVNILGNRVGHARARVGRRSSPAGDPIARCLLEYHPPPPVPYCPPASAPQLHGSSSSTPAPPTPLKQMAVPVAAAAAPCAAGNGKVVAPAAKGAADRDMFFQTPLLDLSACSSVTPASIATGQINGSRVSAAPAAKATDRDMFFQTPLLDLSGCSVTPASIAAVQINGSRVSAGPAANPPTPPPPPPQIHFHHQIPQQQQQQPAPPQKRMLEQQQRPASSDNKRFHFEPKPASEKPFHIEIPAARSGKEPEVITFSFDNSVCTSSAATSFFTNMSSQLISMSETSACAPASRKAAHKADDDGKCHCPKKKKPREKRVVRMPAVSDKVADIPSDSYSWRKYGQKPIKGSPHPRGYYRCSSIKDCPARKHVERCRGDAGMLIVTYENDHNHAQPLDLATLTANSEV, from the exons ATGGAGGGGGTGGAGGAGGCCAACCGGGCGGCGGTCGTGAGCTGCAAGAGGCTGGTCGCGCGCCTCTCGCTGTCTGCCGGCGACCCGTTCCGGCTCGCCGCCGTCGCGGCCGAGACCGAGGAGGCCGTGTCCCGGTTCAGCAAGGTGGTTAACATCCTCGGCAATAGGGTTGGCCATGCGAGGGCGAGGGTCggccggaggagctcgccggcggGCGACCCGATTGCGAGGTGCCTCCTCGAGTACCACCCTCCCCCGCCGGTGCCGTACTGCCCACCTGCCAGTGCCCCCCAACTCCATGGGAGTAGCAGTAGCACTCCTGCGCCGCCGACGCCGCTGAAGCAGATGGCGGTgccggtggcggcagcggcggctcctTGTGCCGCCGGCAACGGCAAGGTCGTTGCACCGGCGGCCAAGGGTGCTGCGGACAGGGACATGTTCTTCCAGACGCCGCTCCTGGATTTGAGTGCGTGCAGCAGCGTTACTCCCGCCTCCATTGCCACCGGGCAGATCAACGGCTCGAGAGTTTCCGCAGCTCCAGCGGCCAAGGCTACAGACAGGGACATGTTCTTCCAGACGCCGCTCCTAGATTTGAGTGGGTGCAGCGTTACTCCCGCCTCCATTGCCGCCGTGCAGATCAACGGCTCGAGAGTTTCCGCAGGTCCGGCGGCCAATCCTCCtactccccctccacctcctcctcaaatCCATTTCCACCATCAGattccgcagcagcagcagcagcagccggcgCCGCCGCAGAAGAGGATGCTCGAGCAGCAGCAGAGGCCGGCCAGCAGCGACAACAAGAGGTTCCACTTCGAGCCGAAGCCGGCGAGCGAGAAGCCGTTCCACATCGAGATCCCGGCGGCAAGGAGCGGCAAGGAGCCGGAGGTGATCACCTTCAGCTTCGACAACTCGGTGTGCACCTCGTCGGCGGCCACCTCCTTCTTCACCAACATGAGCAGCCAGCTGATCAGCATGTCGGAGACCTCCGCCTGCGCGCCGGCGTCCAGGAAGGCGGCGCACAAAGCCGACGACGACGGCAAATGCCACTGCCCGAAGAAAAA GAAGCCGAGGGAGAAGAGGGTGGTGAGGATGCCGGCGGTGAGCGACAAGGTGGCCGATATACCTTCGGACAGCTACTCGTGGAGGAAGTACGGGCAGAAACCCATCAAAGGCTCTCCACACCCAAG GGGATACTACCGGTGCAGCAGCATCAAGGACTGCCCGGCGAGGAAGCACGTGGAGCGGTGTCGCGGCGACGCCGGGATGCTCATCGTCACCTACGAGAACGACCACAACCACGCGCAGCCGCTCGACCTCGCCACGCTCACCGCCAACTCCGAAGTCTGA
- the LOC119312237 gene encoding 40S ribosomal protein S15-like codes for MADVDVDPEVAAAGPKKRTFRKFSYRGVDLDALLDMSTEDLVQLFPARPRRRFSRGLKRKPMALVKKLRKAKSEAPAGEKPEQVRTHLRNMIIMPEMIGSVVGIYNGKCFNQVEIKPEMIGHYLAEFSLSYKPVKHGRPGIGATHSSRFIPLK; via the exons ATG GCGGACGTCGATGTCGATCCCGAGGTGGCGGCCGCCGGTCCCAAGAAGAGGACGTTCCGCAAGTTCAGCTACCGTGGCGTGGACCTCGACGCTCTCCTGGACATGTccaccgaggacctcgtccagctcttCCCCGCGCGCCCCCGCAGAAG GTTCTCGAGGGGTCTGAAGAGGAAGCCGATGGCGCTCGTCAAGAAGCTGCGCAAGGCG AAAAGCGAAGCTCCTGCTGGTGAGAAGCCTGAGCAAGTGAGGACCCACCTCCGCAACATGATCATCATGCCTGAGATGATCGGAAGCGTCGTGGGCATCtacaatggcaagtgcttcaaccagGTGGAGATCAAGCCGGAGATGATCGGGCACTACCTGGCAGAGTTCTCCCTGTCGTACAAGCCGGTGAAGCACGGGAGGCCTGGTATCGGTGCTACCCACTCGTCGAGGTTCATTCCTCTCAAGTGA